The genome window ATCAACCCAAACTCTGTGGTGACCAGAGCTTCCGAAATACCACTGGAAAGGCTCTTCGCATCACCAGTTCCAAATATGGTGATCAATTTAAAGGTATTGATCATGCCCGTGACGGTTCCCAGCAGACCCATCAGCGGAGCCGTAGCCGCTGTGACCGCGATAAATGGCAACAACCGCTCCATCTTGGGCTGCACTTCAATCATGCTTTCATACATGACCTCTTCAATCAGCTCCTTCGATTCATCGGAATGAATCACAGCATCAACGAGCATCTTGCCCGCTGGCCCCGGAACCGCTTCGGCAGCCGCACGTGCTCCCTGCGTATCGCCTTTGTTCAAAGGTTCAAGAATGCCATGCAATGCACCTGGAGCCGGCATTTTAACGGTGTAGATTTCAAAGGCCTTGAACAGTGCGGTCAGCAGAGAGGCGAGCGCAAAACCGAGGATCGGATAGATCCAGATACCCCCGGACTGAATGTGTTCCAAAATCGACTCTTCCTGCTTCTTGACCGCCAATGCGTTGCCCAAGGTAGCATCCATCGGAACCCTTCCCTCTCCAGACTCGACAACTGTCTTGATCAACTGAGTAGTCGCCGCATCAATG of Puniceicoccaceae bacterium contains these proteins:
- a CDS encoding MotA/TolQ/ExbB proton channel family protein, with the translated sequence EYGRSFEVRLDLAEAQAMKPTFEAFSVVGDDPELSKAEKLAAQIDIISTSLDRIDNLIGGYKFEGQAVSETGTYESGHFVVVGPSVYFASNRSDIAGLAIPSGSLEPSIFTIDAATTQLIKTVVESGEGRVPMDATLGNALAVKKQEESILEHIQSGGIWIYPILGFALASLLTALFKAFEIYTVKMPAPGALHGILEPLNKGDTQGARAAAEAVPGPAGKMLVDAVIHSDESKELIEEVMYESMIEVQPKMERLLPFIAVTAATAPLMGLLGTVTGMINTFKLITIFGTGDAKSLSSGISEALVTTEFGLIVAIPSLILHSLLHRRAQGVLANMERIAVAFVNGLNRKN